One Halolamina litorea genomic window carries:
- the ftsY gene encoding signal recognition particle-docking protein FtsY — protein sequence MFDGLKEKLGSFRKDVEEEVEEKEAEAAAEAEAEAAEAEAEAETDTSSTAEAADDEPSTPAAAPDREPSDEDDDGGPGRLRQAAAFATGRVIIEEEDLEEPLWSLEMALLESDVEMSVAEEILDSVREKLIGESRKQVDTTAELVEDALHDALVEVISVGQFDFEQRIAEAEKPVTIVFTGVNGVGKTTSIAKMSEWLGERGYSSVLANGDTYRAGASEQISKHAENVGRKVIAHEQGGDPAAVIYDGVEYAEANGVDVVLGDTAGRLHTSNDLMTQLEKIHRVVDPEMTLFVDEAVAGQDAVERAKEFNKAAEIDGTVLTKADADSSGGAAISIAHVTGKPVLFLGTGQGYGDIQAFDPEALVADLLGDE from the coding sequence ATGTTCGACGGACTGAAGGAGAAACTCGGCTCGTTCCGCAAGGACGTCGAGGAGGAAGTCGAGGAGAAGGAGGCCGAAGCGGCCGCTGAAGCCGAAGCCGAAGCGGCGGAAGCAGAAGCGGAAGCGGAGACCGACACGTCGTCGACGGCCGAGGCGGCCGACGACGAACCCTCGACGCCCGCCGCGGCGCCGGATCGTGAGCCGAGCGACGAGGACGACGACGGCGGCCCCGGTCGGCTCCGGCAGGCCGCCGCTTTCGCGACCGGGCGCGTGATCATCGAGGAGGAGGACCTCGAAGAGCCGCTCTGGTCGCTGGAGATGGCGCTGTTGGAGAGCGACGTGGAGATGAGCGTCGCCGAGGAGATCCTCGACAGCGTCCGCGAGAAGCTGATCGGCGAGAGCCGCAAACAGGTCGACACGACCGCGGAGTTGGTCGAGGACGCGCTCCACGACGCGCTGGTCGAGGTCATCTCGGTCGGCCAGTTCGACTTCGAGCAGCGGATCGCCGAGGCCGAGAAGCCGGTGACCATCGTGTTCACCGGCGTCAACGGCGTCGGCAAGACCACCTCGATTGCCAAGATGAGCGAGTGGCTCGGCGAGCGTGGCTACAGTTCCGTCCTCGCCAACGGCGACACCTACCGCGCCGGCGCGAGCGAGCAGATCAGCAAGCACGCCGAGAACGTCGGTCGCAAGGTCATCGCCCACGAGCAGGGCGGCGACCCCGCGGCGGTCATCTACGACGGCGTGGAGTACGCCGAGGCCAACGGCGTCGACGTGGTGCTCGGCGACACCGCCGGGCGACTCCACACCTCGAACGACCTGATGACGCAGTTGGAGAAGATCCACCGCGTGGTCGACCCCGAGATGACGCTGTTCGTCGACGAGGCCGTCGCCGGACAGGACGCCGTCGAGCGCGCCAAGGAGTTCAACAAGGCCGCCGAGATCGACGGCACGGTGCTGACGAAGGCCGACGCCGACTCCTCGGGCGGCGCGGCCATCTCGATCGCCCACGTCACGGGCAAGCCGGTGCTGTTCCTCGGCACCGGCCAGGGCTACGGCGACATTCAGGCGTTCGACCCCGAGGCGCTGGTCGCGGACCTGCTCGGCGACGAGTAG